From the Chloroflexus aurantiacus J-10-fl genome, one window contains:
- a CDS encoding alpha-D-ribose 1-methylphosphonate 5-phosphate C-P-lyase PhnJ has translation MMVNESADQLYSFALLDEDAKREIRRSLLKAVALPGHLIPFASRDLPIARGWGTGGLQITLSIITPDDTLKVIDQGDDESVNAVNLRRLIHRTTGVATTTDTAAASLIQTRHRIPEEPLRADQILVLQVPMADPLRWVEPSLERAITMHGETDYGKMWVYLYESVVRAGDLRIASQYPVIVNHRYMMDTTPIPRWDVPKLHMAETLYLFGAGREKRIYAVPPHTPVEPLQFEDYPFRTEYRPGQRCARCGAENTFLTSHFVADANGGRWEMTCSDVAFCAKRQGEQRDR, from the coding sequence ATGATGGTGAATGAGTCTGCCGACCAGTTGTACAGTTTCGCGCTTCTTGATGAAGATGCGAAGCGTGAAATTCGACGGAGCCTGCTCAAGGCTGTTGCGCTGCCCGGTCACCTCATACCTTTTGCCAGTCGCGATCTACCGATTGCACGCGGCTGGGGCACCGGTGGTCTTCAGATCACGCTATCAATCATTACGCCAGATGATACGCTGAAAGTCATCGACCAGGGTGATGACGAGAGTGTGAATGCCGTCAACCTGCGGCGATTGATTCACCGCACAACCGGCGTGGCTACCACGACCGATACGGCTGCAGCGAGCCTGATCCAGACCCGTCACCGCATTCCCGAAGAACCGCTACGGGCCGATCAGATTCTGGTCTTGCAGGTGCCGATGGCCGATCCATTGCGTTGGGTTGAACCCAGCCTCGAACGTGCGATCACTATGCACGGTGAAACCGATTACGGCAAGATGTGGGTGTACCTGTACGAGAGTGTTGTCCGGGCCGGTGATTTACGGATTGCCAGCCAGTACCCGGTTATTGTGAATCACCGCTACATGATGGATACAACCCCCATTCCACGCTGGGATGTGCCTAAACTGCATATGGCCGAGACGCTCTATCTGTTCGGTGCCGGGCGCGAGAAGCGGATCTACGCTGTACCGCCACATACGCCGGTCGAACCATTGCAATTTGAAGACTATCCCTTCCGCACCGAATATCGGCCTGGTCAACGCTGTGCGCGTTGTGGTGCCGAAAACACCTTCCTGACGTCACACTTTGTTGCTGATGCAAATGGCGGACGTTGGGAGATGACCTGTTCCGATGTTGCATTTTGTGCTAAACGACAGGGTGAACAACGTGATCGATGA
- a CDS encoding carbon-phosphorus lyase complex subunit PhnI, translating into MGYVAVRGGSEAISRAEELVTCLRLLGGSTPLQLPQIRDQLRHAVSRAMHEGALYAPLLAALALKQAEGDSIEAAFLLRAYRTTLPRVMASLPASGRDISCLRRISASFKDIPGGQILGPASDYLIRLLQPDLAHETIVDVARAAEQYAALVEKGGIRSGEWGRFPKVADYMRQEQMIVDIPADSEETEPFDITREPLVFPCPRSARLQALMQADTGSLMCLAYSSVRGYGDAHPALVELRYGYLAIQVAHPLTGEPITIGEIEVTETEVASKAHSVTSRTGTPRFNVGYGFAFGQSELKTMSMAILDSVLTQARAGSLAGESGPAADEEFVLLHTDGIEASGFVAHFKLPHYVTFAADLSVLDRARDHHAQQQSRLHQLVDQALTE; encoded by the coding sequence ATGGGATATGTTGCCGTTCGTGGCGGTAGTGAAGCCATCAGCCGTGCCGAGGAGCTTGTCACCTGTTTACGGCTGTTGGGTGGCAGTACACCGCTCCAGTTACCCCAGATTCGCGATCAGTTACGCCACGCGGTGAGCCGGGCAATGCACGAAGGTGCGCTTTACGCGCCATTACTGGCCGCGCTGGCCCTGAAACAGGCCGAGGGAGATAGCATCGAAGCGGCGTTTCTCCTGCGTGCCTACCGCACAACACTCCCACGTGTTATGGCCTCGCTTCCGGCTTCTGGACGCGACATCTCGTGTCTGCGTCGCATTTCGGCTTCTTTCAAGGACATCCCCGGCGGTCAGATATTGGGACCGGCCAGCGATTATCTCATCCGGCTGCTCCAACCTGATCTGGCTCACGAAACGATTGTCGATGTTGCACGAGCGGCTGAGCAGTACGCTGCTCTTGTTGAAAAGGGAGGGATTCGTTCCGGTGAATGGGGGCGGTTTCCCAAAGTTGCCGATTATATGCGGCAGGAGCAGATGATTGTTGATATTCCAGCCGACAGTGAGGAAACGGAACCGTTCGATATTACTCGTGAACCGTTGGTCTTTCCCTGTCCGCGCAGTGCCCGGCTGCAAGCTCTGATGCAAGCCGACACCGGTAGTCTGATGTGTCTGGCGTACAGTAGTGTGCGCGGGTATGGCGATGCCCATCCGGCATTGGTGGAGTTGCGTTATGGCTACCTGGCCATTCAGGTCGCGCACCCGCTTACCGGCGAACCAATAACCATTGGCGAGATTGAAGTTACCGAGACCGAGGTGGCCTCGAAAGCGCATAGCGTTACCAGTCGCACCGGCACCCCGCGTTTCAATGTCGGCTACGGCTTTGCCTTCGGGCAGAGTGAGCTGAAAACCATGAGTATGGCTATTCTTGACAGTGTGCTGACCCAGGCCCGTGCCGGTAGTCTGGCGGGAGAATCAGGCCCTGCTGCCGATGAGGAGTTTGTTCTGCTGCACACCGATGGCATTGAGGCCAGCGGTTTTGTAGCGCATTTCAAGCTACCACATTACGTCACGTTTGCCGCCGATCTCAGCGTGCTTGACCGCGCCCGTGATCATCACGCACAGCAACAGAGTCGCCTGCACCAGTTGGTTGATCAGGCACTGACGGAGTAA
- the phnH gene encoding phosphonate C-P lyase system protein PhnH: MMTIVASPPTPIELFNSRAFRVLLDCLARPGKIGQLPPPPYSDLPPLPDGRPPNTTAVAACMSLLDQRVSFVHAHDNRWLTDDQPLSRWITLRSGSRVVAPAIADFALLHDTSSLSRLSELQEGSLIYPEQSCTAFLCVSDLVATGSTFRLTGPGIAGIATVGITSHTPIQIELLLARRDRFPLGIDLFLIDDNGRCLGIPRTTRILIPTS, translated from the coding sequence ATGATGACGATTGTCGCTTCGCCACCAACACCAATTGAGCTGTTTAACAGTCGCGCCTTCCGGGTATTGCTCGATTGTCTGGCCCGTCCAGGGAAGATCGGCCAGCTCCCGCCACCGCCCTATAGCGACTTGCCGCCACTACCCGATGGCAGGCCGCCGAACACAACGGCAGTAGCTGCCTGTATGAGCCTGCTTGATCAGCGAGTGAGTTTCGTGCATGCACATGATAACAGGTGGCTCACTGACGACCAGCCGCTGTCTCGCTGGATTACACTCCGCAGTGGTTCACGAGTGGTTGCACCGGCCATCGCCGATTTTGCTCTGCTGCACGATACCTCCAGTCTTTCGCGCTTGAGCGAGCTACAAGAGGGATCGCTGATCTACCCGGAACAGAGTTGTACGGCGTTTCTCTGTGTGTCAGATCTGGTAGCTACCGGTAGCACCTTCCGCCTGACGGGGCCGGGTATTGCCGGCATTGCCACGGTCGGGATAACGTCTCACACCCCGATCCAGATAGAGCTATTACTTGCCCGGCGAGATCGCTTTCCGTTGGGGATCGATCTCTTTCTGATTGACGACAATGGTCGCTGCCTGGGCATACCACGCACAACCCGGATATTAATACCAACGAGCTAA
- the phnG gene encoding phosphonate C-P lyase system protein PhnG, producing the protein MLTLSHILSCSPPHLVCELADQVLACYDQHAIRFISGPRYVLVQLRMRDGVAETLFNAGEILVTETRLELNGQFGFGMVIGRDPDHATALAILDAALRMPGDPHADLRPKIAALGHQLGTAYERRFAAAAATRVDFETF; encoded by the coding sequence ATGCTAACGCTATCGCACATTCTCAGTTGCAGTCCACCGCACCTGGTTTGTGAATTGGCCGATCAGGTGCTGGCATGTTACGACCAGCACGCGATCCGCTTTATCAGCGGTCCCCGCTATGTACTGGTACAGTTGCGTATGCGCGACGGTGTGGCCGAAACCCTGTTCAACGCCGGGGAGATTCTGGTCACCGAAACCCGCCTGGAGCTGAATGGTCAGTTTGGGTTTGGAATGGTCATCGGACGTGACCCCGATCACGCTACGGCCCTTGCCATCCTGGATGCCGCGCTCCGTATGCCGGGCGATCCCCATGCCGATCTCAGACCGAAGATTGCCGCACTTGGTCACCAGCTTGGCACAGCATACGAACGCCGGTTCGCCGCCGCCGCTGCAACGCGGGTAGATTTCGAGACATTCTGA
- a CDS encoding PhnE/PtxC family ABC transporter permease has translation MEATQPARIRVRPANKANLVIQGTLIVLSILTIYGLLTLDTRNVDPVAAFGDMLNSFRIVFLEARLDNLNWFELLRELLITVCLGLLTTVFGAGIAFFLALIAAQNLAPLHVTNVVKAVMAFIRAVPTVLWVLFFAVTTGLGSVAAVIGMTFHSISYLVKAYAETFEELDPGILEALRACGANWWQTVFQAVTPSTASALLSWTFVRFEINFSVAIAMGAVAGAGGIGFDMFMASAFYLNLRELGMFTYAVLIFAILLEWGATHLKATVGKIEQK, from the coding sequence ATGGAAGCCACTCAACCCGCGCGAATTCGAGTACGTCCGGCCAACAAGGCGAATCTGGTCATCCAGGGAACGCTGATTGTGCTGAGCATATTGACTATTTACGGCTTGCTGACCCTTGACACGCGCAATGTTGATCCCGTAGCCGCATTTGGTGATATGCTCAACAGTTTTCGCATCGTCTTTCTCGAAGCGCGTCTGGATAATCTAAACTGGTTTGAATTACTGCGGGAGCTGCTGATTACTGTCTGTCTCGGTTTGCTGACAACGGTGTTTGGCGCTGGGATCGCCTTTTTTCTTGCACTCATAGCAGCTCAGAATCTTGCCCCACTGCACGTCACTAACGTGGTGAAAGCTGTGATGGCGTTTATACGTGCAGTTCCAACAGTACTTTGGGTCTTGTTTTTTGCCGTAACGACCGGGTTGGGCAGTGTGGCAGCAGTTATTGGCATGACCTTCCATTCGATCAGTTATCTGGTGAAGGCATATGCCGAAACATTTGAAGAGCTTGATCCGGGAATACTGGAAGCCCTGCGCGCCTGTGGTGCCAATTGGTGGCAGACCGTGTTTCAAGCGGTAACACCGTCCACTGCTTCTGCCCTGCTCTCGTGGACATTTGTGCGCTTTGAGATCAACTTTTCAGTCGCGATTGCGATGGGTGCAGTGGCCGGTGCCGGCGGGATCGGATTCGATATGTTTATGGCCAGTGCCTTCTATCTGAATCTCCGCGAACTCGGTATGTTCACGTATGCAGTGCTGATCTTCGCGATCCTGCTCGAATGGGGTGCAACTCACCTGAAAGCGACGGTTGGCAAGATAGAACAGAAGTGA
- the phnE gene encoding phosphonate ABC transporter, permease protein PhnE — protein MQPETFFRRRRMQSILFFAAIFGFTYGSILLTQFDVVKGLLAVPQSFAWAVSNFIPDARAWSRLPTILTRLQETVLAAIASSSIAAVFGLGLAILGANTTRPHRWLSLPARAIASIFRNIDVSVWALILLFSFGQSGFTGFFALFFVSLGFITRVMIETIDEVGTEPVEALRATGANYGAIISQSVIPSCLPQLISWLLYMIETNIRSATLVGILTGTGIGFLFDLYFKNFSYGSASLVVLVTVAAVLLIETVSNHIRRIIL, from the coding sequence ATGCAGCCTGAAACCTTCTTTCGACGGCGCCGCATGCAGTCGATACTCTTCTTCGCGGCTATCTTCGGCTTCACGTATGGTAGCATCTTGCTTACCCAGTTTGATGTGGTAAAGGGATTGCTTGCTGTGCCGCAATCGTTTGCCTGGGCGGTCAGCAATTTTATCCCCGATGCACGAGCCTGGTCACGTTTGCCGACAATTCTGACCAGATTGCAGGAAACTGTGCTGGCGGCAATCGCTTCTTCGAGTATCGCTGCGGTTTTCGGATTAGGACTGGCGATCCTCGGTGCGAATACGACCCGGCCGCATCGCTGGCTTAGCCTGCCGGCCCGCGCTATCGCCAGTATCTTTCGGAATATTGATGTCTCGGTTTGGGCCCTTATTCTGCTTTTCTCGTTCGGGCAAAGTGGGTTCACCGGTTTTTTCGCGCTCTTTTTTGTCTCGCTGGGCTTTATCACCCGCGTTATGATTGAAACCATCGATGAGGTTGGGACTGAGCCGGTTGAGGCACTGCGGGCAACTGGCGCAAATTATGGTGCCATCATCAGTCAGAGTGTTATTCCATCCTGTCTTCCCCAACTGATTAGCTGGCTGCTCTATATGATCGAGACCAATATCCGCAGCGCCACGCTGGTCGGCATTCTCACCGGAACCGGTATCGGTTTCTTGTTCGATCTCTACTTCAAAAACTTCAGTTATGGCTCGGCCAGCCTGGTCGTGCTGGTGACAGTAGCAGCAGTTTTGTTGATTGAAACGGTATCGAATCACATTCGGAGGATCATTCTCTGA
- the phnC gene encoding phosphonate ABC transporter ATP-binding protein, whose product MPLLEADAVTKRYGTETLALNEITFAVQPGEFVAIIGPSGAGKSTLLRCINRLIDITSGDIRFDGVSVPKLRGQALRHHRTQIGMIFQHYNLVNRLSVLENVLHGRLGYKNTIQGILGLYSEQEKREAVRILEMLGLEEQMYKRCDQLSGGQKQRVGIARALVQQPRMLLCDEPIASLDPSSAKIIMDTLREINRTLGITVLVNLHQVDVALHYAERIIGINRGKILYDGVPQALSNAQIYQIYGSEAGELILDLKERYAA is encoded by the coding sequence ATGCCTTTGCTTGAAGCAGACGCTGTAACCAAGCGCTACGGCACTGAAACGCTGGCTCTGAACGAGATTACCTTTGCGGTGCAGCCCGGCGAATTCGTTGCCATCATTGGCCCCTCTGGTGCCGGTAAATCAACACTGCTCCGCTGTATTAATCGACTTATTGATATTACCAGTGGTGACATTCGTTTCGATGGAGTGAGTGTTCCCAAATTACGCGGTCAGGCGCTCCGCCACCATCGCACGCAGATCGGTATGATTTTTCAGCACTACAATCTGGTTAATCGTCTCAGCGTGCTGGAAAATGTTCTGCACGGACGCCTGGGTTACAAGAATACGATTCAGGGTATTCTCGGTCTTTACAGTGAACAAGAGAAACGAGAGGCTGTGCGTATTCTGGAGATGTTGGGCCTGGAAGAGCAGATGTACAAACGTTGTGACCAGTTGAGCGGTGGACAGAAACAACGAGTCGGCATTGCCCGTGCGCTGGTTCAACAACCCAGAATGCTGCTGTGTGATGAGCCAATCGCTTCACTCGATCCGAGTTCGGCCAAGATCATTATGGATACGTTGCGCGAGATTAATCGAACGTTGGGGATTACTGTTCTGGTAAATCTACACCAGGTTGATGTTGCTCTCCACTATGCAGAACGAATTATTGGCATCAACCGGGGAAAGATTCTCTACGACGGAGTACCCCAGGCCCTGAGTAATGCACAGATTTATCAGATCTACGGTTCGGAGGCCGGTGAACTTATTCTGGATTTGAAAGAGCGCTATGCAGCCTGA
- a CDS encoding phosphate/phosphite/phosphonate ABC transporter substrate-binding protein, with product MRSMRLLFVILAVAVALAACGNSGTASNPNSPIIFAWLPNESGSELRDAREAIGAVVSETLGRPVEHRTTTDYLIAVEALANNTAHLGFFGAEAYVQAHDKNDKVIPLVIPSGSDGRLETAVYYSWLAVMRGQEGNYQENGVFKIDNIQGKRFSFVSSSSTSGFRVPSADIVRYFSQQDKWKALTADDLIEGGNGKFFSEVLFGGSHQGSAVNLLSGKVDVAAFCDACVANYVELVEGEANRPGAVYRVLPNADEPFDKFPGAEFVLIASTPVLNAPFVANSSMLSADEIKRLQDALTSDAVANNPKIFATKEEIDAGFKPLFRKTNAERFLVVDDAFFNPIRELR from the coding sequence ATGCGGTCTATGCGGCTTTTGTTCGTGATCCTGGCGGTTGCTGTTGCATTAGCAGCGTGTGGAAACAGTGGGACAGCGTCAAATCCAAATTCACCAATCATCTTCGCGTGGTTACCTAACGAGTCGGGTTCAGAGCTGAGAGATGCTCGTGAGGCTATCGGTGCAGTTGTTAGCGAGACGCTTGGCCGCCCGGTAGAACATCGGACAACAACAGACTACCTTATTGCTGTTGAAGCGTTGGCGAACAACACCGCCCATCTCGGCTTCTTCGGTGCCGAAGCCTACGTACAGGCACACGACAAGAACGATAAAGTCATTCCACTCGTCATTCCAAGCGGCAGTGATGGTCGGTTAGAGACAGCCGTCTACTACAGTTGGCTGGCCGTCATGCGTGGTCAGGAAGGAAACTATCAGGAGAACGGTGTCTTCAAGATTGACAATATCCAGGGCAAGCGCTTCTCCTTTGTGTCGAGCAGTTCGACATCCGGTTTCCGTGTGCCTTCGGCGGACATCGTGCGATATTTCAGCCAGCAGGATAAGTGGAAGGCACTGACGGCAGACGATCTGATTGAGGGTGGTAACGGTAAGTTCTTCAGTGAAGTTCTGTTTGGCGGATCACATCAGGGGTCGGCAGTAAATCTGCTGTCAGGCAAAGTTGACGTGGCTGCATTTTGCGATGCCTGTGTTGCCAACTATGTAGAGCTGGTTGAGGGTGAAGCAAATCGACCCGGTGCTGTGTATCGCGTACTCCCTAACGCTGATGAACCGTTCGATAAGTTTCCCGGCGCTGAGTTTGTACTCATTGCATCAACGCCCGTTCTCAACGCTCCCTTCGTCGCTAACAGCAGTATGTTGAGCGCTGATGAGATCAAGCGTCTGCAAGATGCATTGACCTCGGATGCCGTAGCGAATAACCCTAAAATCTTCGCTACGAAGGAGGAGATAGACGCCGGTTTCAAGCCACTTTTCCGCAAGACCAACGCCGAGCGTTTTCTGGTTGTCGATGACGCCTTCTTCAATCCAATTCGCGAGCTGCGCTAA
- a CDS encoding arsinothricin resistance N-acetyltransferase ArsN1 family A produces the protein MNSVFTRMANPHDAAAIAEIYNQGIADRIATFETNARTAQDVAAWFNDRFPIVVTIVNDQVVAFAATFPYRARECYAGVAEFSVYVAREWRGRGIGRLTMLALLEAASRAGFWKLLSRVFVENTASRAMLASVGFREVGIYEKHARLDGRWRDVVIVERLIEENVRDE, from the coding sequence ATGAATAGTGTTTTTACGCGCATGGCAAACCCACACGATGCGGCAGCGATTGCTGAAATCTACAACCAGGGCATCGCCGACCGCATCGCTACCTTCGAGACCAATGCCCGCACTGCGCAAGACGTGGCGGCCTGGTTCAACGACCGCTTTCCAATCGTGGTGACGATTGTTAACGATCAGGTGGTGGCCTTCGCCGCTACGTTTCCGTACCGGGCCCGTGAGTGTTACGCCGGTGTCGCCGAGTTTTCGGTGTACGTGGCCCGTGAGTGGCGCGGACGAGGTATCGGTCGGCTGACGATGCTGGCCCTGCTCGAAGCGGCGAGCCGGGCCGGTTTTTGGAAATTGCTTTCACGGGTCTTTGTGGAAAATACGGCCAGTCGGGCGATGCTGGCTTCCGTTGGCTTCCGTGAGGTCGGTATCTACGAGAAGCATGCCCGTCTTGATGGTCGCTGGCGCGATGTGGTGATTGTTGAGCGGTTGATCGAAGAAAATGTGAGAGACGAGTGA
- a CDS encoding MDR family oxidoreductase, which translates to MSEERFTALVVEEGGDGRRVEFRELPLSALPAGDVLVKVAYSTLNYKDGLAITGKGKILRSSPLAPGIDFAGTVVESADPRYRPGDPVVLTGWGVGERHWGGYSQYTRVKGEWLVPLPEGMSLKHAMTIGTAGFTAMLCVLALERHGFIPGREVLVTGAAGGVGSVAVALLAKAGHQVVAATGRPHEEAYLRELGASAILDRSVLSGPGRPLESERWGGAVDTVGGAVLSGVLRAMAMRSAVAICGNAGGAEFTTSVYPFILRGVTMIGVESVMVPREERLAAWARLAHDLSPDLLERMTTVIPFADLPAYAEQITNAQTRGRVVVDVNR; encoded by the coding sequence ATGAGCGAAGAACGCTTTACAGCACTGGTCGTAGAAGAGGGAGGCGATGGTCGGCGGGTGGAGTTTCGCGAACTACCGCTCAGTGCCCTACCTGCCGGGGACGTTCTGGTCAAAGTTGCTTATTCGACCCTCAACTACAAAGATGGTCTGGCAATTACCGGTAAAGGCAAAATCTTGCGCAGCAGCCCATTAGCACCCGGCATCGATTTTGCCGGTACCGTTGTTGAGTCTGCCGATCCGCGTTACCGTCCTGGTGATCCGGTTGTGTTGACCGGTTGGGGCGTTGGTGAGCGACACTGGGGTGGCTACAGCCAGTATACTCGTGTCAAAGGTGAATGGCTGGTGCCATTGCCAGAGGGTATGAGTCTCAAGCACGCCATGACCATCGGCACAGCGGGATTCACGGCAATGCTGTGCGTGCTGGCGTTAGAGCGGCATGGCTTCATCCCTGGGCGGGAAGTCCTCGTGACCGGTGCCGCCGGTGGGGTGGGCAGTGTTGCCGTTGCTTTACTGGCTAAAGCCGGGCATCAGGTTGTGGCCGCAACCGGTCGTCCTCATGAAGAAGCCTATCTGCGTGAACTGGGAGCAAGTGCCATTCTTGACCGCAGTGTGCTCAGTGGCCCTGGCCGACCACTCGAAAGCGAACGCTGGGGCGGTGCGGTTGATACGGTCGGTGGTGCCGTACTTTCCGGCGTCTTGCGCGCTATGGCGATGCGCAGTGCGGTTGCTATTTGTGGGAATGCCGGTGGCGCCGAGTTTACGACGAGCGTCTACCCCTTCATCCTGCGCGGCGTGACCATGATCGGCGTTGAGTCGGTGATGGTGCCGCGTGAAGAGCGCCTCGCGGCCTGGGCGCGATTGGCGCACGATCTCTCACCCGATCTGCTGGAACGGATGACAACCGTTATCCCCTTCGCCGACCTGCCGGCGTATGCCGAACAGATTACCAACGCCCAGACTCGTGGGCGGGTGGTGGTGGATGTGAACCGATGA
- a CDS encoding VOC family protein, which yields MIHALDHVVILVEQLSSAVAAYTAAGFVVAPGGEHADGATHNALISFPDGTYLELLAFRRPAPEHRWWRHVAAGPGLIDFALLPVNTTIAVAAAADRGLIMNGPVAGGRIRPDGLSLAWETAWPPSPDLPFLCGDVTDRSLRVPDADFWGHTNGARGIAEVIVAVVDPVASAGRYAMLLGITPQAAPAEARIPLGESEIVLRGPDSGDQQVLDRLARRGEGICAITLKGLHFPDLTTTLGATIMAARVE from the coding sequence ATGATCCATGCGCTTGATCACGTGGTCATTTTGGTTGAGCAGTTGTCGTCGGCGGTAGCGGCATACACCGCTGCCGGATTTGTCGTTGCGCCGGGTGGCGAACACGCCGATGGTGCGACCCACAATGCCCTGATCAGCTTCCCCGACGGTACCTACCTCGAACTACTCGCATTTCGCCGACCTGCCCCCGAACATCGCTGGTGGCGACACGTCGCCGCCGGGCCGGGGTTGATCGATTTTGCTCTGTTGCCGGTCAATACCACAATTGCCGTCGCTGCGGCAGCCGACCGTGGGCTGATCATGAATGGCCCGGTGGCCGGCGGGCGCATCCGCCCCGATGGGTTGAGTCTGGCCTGGGAGACGGCCTGGCCACCCAGCCCTGATTTGCCGTTTTTGTGCGGTGATGTAACCGACCGTTCGCTGCGCGTGCCCGATGCCGATTTCTGGGGACACACAAATGGCGCACGGGGGATTGCCGAGGTGATAGTGGCGGTGGTTGATCCGGTGGCGAGTGCTGGTCGTTATGCGATGCTGTTAGGCATCACGCCGCAGGCGGCCCCGGCTGAAGCACGGATTCCGCTGGGTGAGAGCGAGATTGTGCTGCGCGGCCCTGATTCAGGCGATCAACAAGTACTTGATCGATTGGCTCGTCGCGGCGAAGGCATTTGTGCCATCACGTTGAAGGGGTTGCACTTTCCCGATCTCACGACGACGCTCGGGGCGACGATTATGGCTGCCCGTGTAGAATAG
- a CDS encoding SRPBCC family protein, translating into MQSPFPHLLEEFVVVTAPMERVERVITDEALMKRWMSPAVQFTPLDGWQFERGARWRLRLTGVGPLLEAGYVVVERRPGLVLWAFDGFWEGFDAWQWLPWQERSDQTLIHNRVEYRLRVPGLDLIWPLTVAPLMKLDAQAQMVRLRQICEQREAVQFQP; encoded by the coding sequence ATGCAATCACCATTTCCCCATCTGCTTGAGGAGTTTGTCGTTGTCACCGCCCCGATGGAACGGGTTGAGCGAGTGATAACCGACGAGGCGTTGATGAAACGCTGGATGTCGCCGGCAGTTCAATTCACACCGCTCGATGGCTGGCAATTTGAGCGCGGCGCACGCTGGCGGCTGCGCCTTACCGGGGTTGGGCCGCTGCTCGAAGCCGGTTACGTAGTCGTGGAACGTCGCCCTGGACTGGTGCTGTGGGCATTCGACGGTTTCTGGGAGGGATTCGATGCCTGGCAGTGGCTGCCCTGGCAAGAGCGATCCGATCAAACGCTGATCCATAACCGGGTTGAATATCGGTTACGTGTCCCCGGGCTTGATCTGATCTGGCCGTTGACCGTTGCCCCATTGATGAAGCTGGACGCCCAGGCCCAAATGGTGCGCTTGCGTCAGATATGTGAGCAGCGAGAGGCTGTGCAGTTTCAGCCATAA
- a CDS encoding rhomboid family intramembrane serine protease produces MLPLTDTVPSRTFPAVNWALLAANVIVFLLMVGNERLTEAWVATLALVPARFLANPLDPTQLLTIFTSMFMHGGWFHLFSNMLALYIFGDNVEDRMGSQRYLIFYLLCGVAAAFAHILFNPTSPIPTVGASGALSGVLAAYLLFFPTARVVTLIPIFFLPWLVEVPAIVYLGLWFISQLANGLFSIIIDVQEMGGVAWWAHIGGFVAGLVLAPLFRQRRYVRRYYLDEYYPW; encoded by the coding sequence ATGCTTCCCCTTACAGACACCGTCCCTTCCCGTACATTTCCGGCAGTGAACTGGGCATTGCTGGCAGCGAATGTTATCGTCTTCCTGTTGATGGTCGGAAATGAACGGCTTACCGAAGCCTGGGTCGCGACCCTGGCCCTCGTACCGGCGCGCTTTCTTGCCAATCCACTCGATCCCACCCAACTACTCACCATTTTCACCTCAATGTTTATGCACGGCGGCTGGTTTCACCTCTTCAGCAATATGCTGGCCCTCTACATCTTCGGCGACAATGTGGAAGATCGGATGGGGAGTCAGCGTTATCTAATCTTCTACCTGCTGTGTGGCGTAGCCGCCGCATTTGCTCACATCCTCTTCAATCCGACTTCGCCGATCCCTACCGTTGGCGCCAGTGGTGCGTTGAGTGGTGTGCTGGCAGCGTATCTGTTGTTCTTCCCGACGGCACGGGTAGTGACGCTGATACCGATCTTCTTCTTGCCGTGGCTGGTCGAAGTACCGGCTATCGTGTACCTTGGTCTGTGGTTTATTTCGCAACTGGCAAATGGTCTCTTCTCCATCATCATCGACGTTCAGGAGATGGGTGGCGTAGCGTGGTGGGCGCACATTGGTGGATTTGTGGCCGGGCTGGTGCTGGCACCATTGTTTCGGCAGCGGCGTTATGTACGGCGCTACTATCTGGACGAGTATTATCCCTGGTGA